The DNA region CAGCATCGCCCGGCATCCACGCCGCCCAGTCGGTCATCGTGGGGCACCTGGTTCCCGCCCTGCTCTTTCTTCTGATGATCGGCTGCGATCTGCGCGCGATCTTCCGCCTGGGTCCGCGGGTGCTCGGCGTGTTCGTCTGCACCTCGATCAGCCTGTTTATCGCCTTTATCGTGGCCTTCCTGCTGTTCCGTCACTGGCTGCCGGGCGATGGCTGGAAACCGCTGGCGTCTCTTTCGGGCAGCTGGGTGGGCGGAACGGCCAACCTCATCGCGGTGAAGCAGGCCATCGGCATGTCGGACACCTCACTGGCGACCGCGCTGCTCACCGATGCGCTCTGCTATTCGATGTGGGTGGTGGTGCTGTTCTCCGTTGCACGCCTGGCACCGGCGTTTAACCGCTGGACACGTGCGACCTCCAGTGCCGACCTCATCGTGACCGAAACCGCACCGCGCGCGCCGGCGACCATGGACGGCGTGCTGCTTTGGCTGGGCTTCGCGCTGCTGGTGGCGGCACTGGCCCCGGGCGTGGCCGCGCTACTCCCCGTGGGCAGCATGGTCTCCGCGACCACATGGACCATTCTCGTCGCGACGGTCGCCGGTCTGATCGTCGCGCATACGCCACTGGCACGCGTGCCCGGCGCACAAGCCGTGTCGAGCGCCCTGCTGATTTCCGTCGTCGCCGTGCTCGCCTCGCAAAGCAGCTTCGCCGGTATCGCCGCCGCGCCGATCTACCTGTTGTGCGGGGTCACGGTGATCGCGTTGCATGCCGTGCTCCTGTGCGCGGCGGCGCGCGTGTTCCACTTCGACCTGTACCTTTGCGGCATCTCCTCACTGGCACATATCGGCGGCGTGGCGGCCACACCGGTTCTGGCGGCCACATATTCGCGCTCGCTGGTACCGGTCGGCATCCTGCTGGCGCTGCTGGGTTATATCCTTGGTACCGGCTTCGGCCTCGTCGTCGCGGCCGTGCTGTCCAGACTCGCTTTCTGACCGGGATCCCCGCATGCCCCTGTTTCGCCATCGCCTGCTCTTCGCCGCCCTCCTCGCCGGATTTCCGGGGATGGCGTCGCTGGCGAGCCCACCGCCGATCGTCGATACGGGCATCCCCGGCGTGACGGATGCCCAGCTCTCGCCTGACTGGTGGGTCGCACGGCTGCCGGACGCGGATCGCGTCGTCCTCGACGCGCCAGCCATCGCGGCGCTGAACGATAAGCTGCGGCGCCTCGATCCCTCGATGCACGACATCCGCCATCTGCCATCGTCGCTGACGCGCGACCAGGTCATGGTCTGGATCGACAGGGTCTCTCAGCGCCCGGCCCGTGCGTTGTTCGACGCGAAAGGCCAGTCACTGCCGGCGAGCGCCATCGATTCGATACTCGCCAACGATGCGACGAACGCCATTCCTTCAGAAGTGACACCACGCTATGGCATGGCCGTGCGTCGCGCACCGCTACGCAGCCATGCCACCGATGCGCGCGTGTTCACGCAGCCCGTCGATACCGACATCGATCGATTCCAGGAAAGCGCGCTTTTCCCCGGCGACCCGGTCGTCGTCGTGCACAGCAGTGCCGATGGTCGCTGGGTGTTCGCGGTCAGCGCACGCTACGCGGCATGGACACCGGCCGAGGCGATCGCCTATGGGACGGCGGCGCAGGTATTTGCCCATGCCGACGCCACCCCCTTCCGCGTCATCACCGGCGCCGCACCGCACACCGTGTTCACGCCCGAGGCACCCGCGCTCTCGGAGCTGCAGCTGGACATGGGCACGCGCATCCCGCTGGACACGTCGCTGTCGCCAGGCCAACCGGTCAACGGACAGCATCCGTATACCTCATGGGTGCTCAGTTTGCCGGTGCGCGACGCACAAGGCGCTCTGTCCTTCCGGCCCGCGCTGCTCCAGCGCAATCAGCCCTCCGAGGCCGACTATCTTCCGCTCACCCGCGCCAACGTGATTCGCCAGGCGTTTCGATTTCTCGGCGAGCGCTACGGCTGGGGGCATGATTTCAACGGCCGCGACTGCAGCGGATTCGTCTCCGACGTTTATCGCAGTATGGGGGTGCAGATGCCGCGCAACACGGGCGACCAGGCGTCGAGCCCGGGTCTTTCGCACACGGCATACACGTCGAAGGACGGTCACGATGCCCGCGTCGCCGCGGCGATGGCGCTTGAGGTCGGTGACCTCGTCTACATTCCGGGCCACGTAATGATGGTGATCGGTAAGGTGGACGGCCAGCCGTACGTGATTCACGACGTCGGTGGTATCAGCCTCCGTGAGGGAAACACCACCCTGCATCGCATCAAACTCAACGAAGTTTCCGTCACCCCGCTACTGCCACTGATGTTCGGCAAGGACACCAGCTTCGTCGATCGCATGACCAGCATCGTCCGCATCCGGTGAGGCCGTGCCATGAAGATCGTTGAGATCCGTCTGTCCATGCTTCGCGTTTCGCTACGCACACCGTTCCGTACGGCGCTTCGTGAGGTGGACAGCGTGGAGGACATCGTCGTGACAGTCCACACCGATGATGGCCATGTCGGCTACGGCGAGGCGCCTCCGACGGCGGCGATCACCGGCGAGACGTATGCGTCGATCATCGCAGCCGTACGTCGGCATATCGCGCCGCGTCTCATCGGCGAGGACATCGCCGATCTCAACCGCGTCGTCGGCCTCATTCAAAGCGCATTGGAGAAAAATACGAGCGCCAAGGCAGCCGCGGAGATCGCCATTTACGATCTCTGGGCGCAATACCACGGCGCACCGCTTTACCAGCTGCTCGGTGGCGGTCATCCACGGCTATCCACCGACCTGACCATCAGCGTGAACGACGTCGACACGATGGTCGCCGATGCACTGAACGCCATCGCCCGTGGCTACACCTCGCTCAAGATCAAGATCGGCAAGAAGATCGACGACGATATCGTCCGGGTGCGGGCCATTCATACCGCCGTCGGCGAATCGGCGCTCTTGCGTCTCGACGCCAACCAGGGCTGGACCGCCGCGGAAGCGGTGCGCGCGATTCGCCAGCTTGAAGACGCTGGCGTGCGCATGGAACTCGTGGAGCAACCGGTGAATGCGCATGATCTGGAAGGCCTGCGACACGTCACGCGCCACGTCGATACGCCGATCATGGCGGATGAAAGTGCCTTCGGCCCGAAGGATCTGCTCGAACTCATCCGCCTGCGCGCCGCGGACATCGTCAACATCAAGCTGATGAAGACGGGCGGCATCTCCGGTGCACTGCGAATGGCGGATATCGCCGCCATGCACGGTATGGAATGCATGATCGGCTGCATGCTCGAAAGCAGCATCAGCGTGGCGGCGGCCGTTCATGTGGCCGTTGCAAGATCCAACGTCATCACGAAGATCGACCTGGATGGACCCTCGCTGTGCACGTTCAATCCGGTGGACGGCGGCGTCGACTTCGATGAGTCGCACCTTTCCATACCGCCCCTTCCGGGCCTGGGCATTCGCTCGGTTCGCGGCCTCGAGCCTCTCTGAATGGTGATCCGCATGCGTCGCCTCCCTCGCTTTCTGCTTGTATCGCTTCTTCTTTCGATCATGGGGCTCGCCATCGCCTTCGAGGCGCCCGTGGCCTGGTCGGTATCGCGGCAGATGATCGTGGTCACCACGGAGAACTGGGACGCCACGCAGGGAATGCTTCGCCGTTTCGAACGCGAAGAAAGTGGCTGGCGGGCGGTCGGGTCGCCGGTACCGGTCACGATCGGCAAAGGTGGCAGCGCATGGGGCATGGGACTGCATCCGCCGCAGACCGACGGCCCGCCGAAGGTCGAAGGCGACGGGCGCAGCCCGGCGGGGATATTCCGGATCGGCGAAGCTTTCGGTTACGCGGAACGAAACGGCACGGCGCTCCCCTACCGGGGGCTCACGGCGTCCGATTACTGCGTCGATGTCGACGGCTCGCCCTACTACAACCAGCTGGTCGACGAAAACAAGGTAGGGCACCGCGCGGTGGAAGGGGCCACGGAGGCGATGCGGCGCGACCTGCACTTCAACGGCGACCACGCCTATCGCATCGGTTTCGTCATCGAACACAACGCCGGGGGACGCAAGGGCGCGGGCAGTTGTATCTTCGCGCACCTGTGGAAGTCACCGACATCGCCGACCGCCGGATGCACGGCGATGACCGACGAAGCCATGGAAGGACTGCTCGCGTGGCTCGACCCGAAGAAGAAACCCGTGTTCGTGCTGCTGCCGCGAGGCGAATACGCGAGGCTTCGTGGCGCCTGGAATCTGCCGGCGCTCTAGGGCGCCAGGTGGTCACTCATTGACCAGCGAAACGCAAGTCGATGGTGGGAAAGACGAATCGTCAGTTATCCACACCCTTATGCAGATCGTATCCACATTCGCTGTGGATAAGCGCGCTCTATTCGCCGGGGCGGTGGGCAAAAAATAAGCAGCGCAACGCAACCGACTGTCACGCGACGGGTTTCCGGAGTTATGCACATGCTTATGCAGCGACTGTCCACACAGGCTGTGGATGAATCGCCATCGCCCCCGACTCTCGCTGTCAGCGAATGAAGCGATCCATGTGAGCACTTTGCCAGCGGCGTGCTTCGCCGACAGAAGAGCCCGTAACGAAAGGCTAAGCTGCCTGGCCTGTCTCTCCAGCACACGGAATCGTGATGACTGATACGCGCCGCCTCACCTGCCCGAACATGGCCTTCGCCCTCCTGCTGACCATGTCCCTGCCGGCGCTCGCTGCCGAAGGCGACGCCAGCGCGCCGATACCGCCTCGGCTCGACATCCATCTCTTCGTACACGATGACGTCCGGCACTACATGTCGCACGAACGGATACACGCCGGTTATGTCGCGTGGTGGCTTGCCGACATGAGCAAGGTCGTGCCGTTCGCGCGCATCCAGGTGCGTTACCTGCCGCCGGTCAACGGCGTTACCGACATTCCTTACATGCACGACGCCGCGCTGGGCGACTGGACCCACACCGTCATGGCCTGGGCCGACCGCGAGGGGATGACGCCCACCCATACGCGCAAGTTCCTCCTGATCACCCCCCAGGTACCGCAGCCAGGCGCGTCAGGCATTGCGTGGCAGGGTGGCAGCACGGCGATGGCATCGATCAACGGGCGTTACCGGGTGGTGGCTCACGAGCTGGGCCACCTGTTCGGCGCAGACCACGAGCATGGTGCGGTCAACTACACGGGAGGCTGGTGGTGCGAGAGCAACATGTATGCCTCATCCCTGAGCCTGCGCGGCAACTGCTACACCTATACGCCGGAGAACCAACGGCGCATGCGGAAGTACATCATCGAGAACCCCGGGGCGGACGTCGGGAGCCGACGAGGCCCGCTGGTCGCCGACTGACGCCCGCTGATCAGGAAATGACCAACATGAGCTAACCACTTGCCCACGTTGGGCATCCCCGACTTATGCACAGCGTTATGCAGGCGGTATCCACACAGGCTGTGGATGAAATGCGCGCATAAAAAAACCGCGACCCGAAAGCCGCGGCTCTTTAGGCTCGACGAAGCGAACGGGGTATTACTTCATCAGACCCGCGAGGGTCTTGCCGAGGTCGGCCGGCGACTTGACCGTGGTCACGCCTGCCTTCTCGAGCGCGGCGAACTTGGCTTCCGCCGTGCCCTTGCCGCCCGAGATGATCGCACCGGCGTGGCCCATGCGCTTGCCCGGAGGTGCCGAGGCGC from Luteibacter mycovicinus includes:
- a CDS encoding dipeptide epimerase, whose product is MKIVEIRLSMLRVSLRTPFRTALREVDSVEDIVVTVHTDDGHVGYGEAPPTAAITGETYASIIAAVRRHIAPRLIGEDIADLNRVVGLIQSALEKNTSAKAAAEIAIYDLWAQYHGAPLYQLLGGGHPRLSTDLTISVNDVDTMVADALNAIARGYTSLKIKIGKKIDDDIVRVRAIHTAVGESALLRLDANQGWTAAEAVRAIRQLEDAGVRMELVEQPVNAHDLEGLRHVTRHVDTPIMADESAFGPKDLLELIRLRAADIVNIKLMKTGGISGALRMADIAAMHGMECMIGCMLESSISVAAAVHVAVARSNVITKIDLDGPSLCTFNPVDGGVDFDESHLSIPPLPGLGIRSVRGLEPL
- a CDS encoding L,D-transpeptidase family protein, with translation MRRLPRFLLVSLLLSIMGLAIAFEAPVAWSVSRQMIVVTTENWDATQGMLRRFEREESGWRAVGSPVPVTIGKGGSAWGMGLHPPQTDGPPKVEGDGRSPAGIFRIGEAFGYAERNGTALPYRGLTASDYCVDVDGSPYYNQLVDENKVGHRAVEGATEAMRRDLHFNGDHAYRIGFVIEHNAGGRKGAGSCIFAHLWKSPTSPTAGCTAMTDEAMEGLLAWLDPKKKPVFVLLPRGEYARLRGAWNLPAL
- a CDS encoding DUF819 domain-containing protein gives rise to the protein MIESVWPYLAVMLLVAGFWPAIERRFGWKVFEVLPPIVLTYLSVTALSVAGLWSASPGIHAAQSVIVGHLVPALLFLLMIGCDLRAIFRLGPRVLGVFVCTSISLFIAFIVAFLLFRHWLPGDGWKPLASLSGSWVGGTANLIAVKQAIGMSDTSLATALLTDALCYSMWVVVLFSVARLAPAFNRWTRATSSADLIVTETAPRAPATMDGVLLWLGFALLVAALAPGVAALLPVGSMVSATTWTILVATVAGLIVAHTPLARVPGAQAVSSALLISVVAVLASQSSFAGIAAAPIYLLCGVTVIALHAVLLCAAARVFHFDLYLCGISSLAHIGGVAATPVLAATYSRSLVPVGILLALLGYILGTGFGLVVAAVLSRLAF
- a CDS encoding reprolysin-like metallopeptidase, giving the protein MTDTRRLTCPNMAFALLLTMSLPALAAEGDASAPIPPRLDIHLFVHDDVRHYMSHERIHAGYVAWWLADMSKVVPFARIQVRYLPPVNGVTDIPYMHDAALGDWTHTVMAWADREGMTPTHTRKFLLITPQVPQPGASGIAWQGGSTAMASINGRYRVVAHELGHLFGADHEHGAVNYTGGWWCESNMYASSLSLRGNCYTYTPENQRRMRKYIIENPGADVGSRRGPLVAD
- a CDS encoding SH3 domain-containing protein, with the protein product MPLFRHRLLFAALLAGFPGMASLASPPPIVDTGIPGVTDAQLSPDWWVARLPDADRVVLDAPAIAALNDKLRRLDPSMHDIRHLPSSLTRDQVMVWIDRVSQRPARALFDAKGQSLPASAIDSILANDATNAIPSEVTPRYGMAVRRAPLRSHATDARVFTQPVDTDIDRFQESALFPGDPVVVVHSSADGRWVFAVSARYAAWTPAEAIAYGTAAQVFAHADATPFRVITGAAPHTVFTPEAPALSELQLDMGTRIPLDTSLSPGQPVNGQHPYTSWVLSLPVRDAQGALSFRPALLQRNQPSEADYLPLTRANVIRQAFRFLGERYGWGHDFNGRDCSGFVSDVYRSMGVQMPRNTGDQASSPGLSHTAYTSKDGHDARVAAAMALEVGDLVYIPGHVMMVIGKVDGQPYVIHDVGGISLREGNTTLHRIKLNEVSVTPLLPLMFGKDTSFVDRMTSIVRIR